The following are from one region of the Candidatus Methylacidithermus pantelleriae genome:
- a CDS encoding polysaccharide biosynthesis/export family protein, giving the protein MDVPFRNGWTFVPKWVPGSRQIHFTGLIHLIVGSLTLLGAALGPMEVLGKETKGKSPLHLSSREPVVAGKQTGSLPGYAVRPGDLLRIHVFQEDDLDTEARVSEDGTIHFPLLGRVLVAGKTTHQVAAILKELLGKDYLVNPQVVVSVLESEQKITILGQVQKPGAYALPLERPLNLLEAIAMAGGYTRLADPGRITVKRKEGGKEKVYRVNAKAMAHREVEPFTVLPDDIITVPESLF; this is encoded by the coding sequence ATGGACGTTCCATTTCGCAATGGCTGGACGTTTGTTCCAAAATGGGTGCCTGGGAGCAGGCAGATCCACTTTACAGGGTTAATCCATCTGATAGTGGGGAGCCTGACTCTCCTTGGTGCCGCATTGGGTCCAATGGAAGTGCTCGGTAAAGAAACAAAGGGGAAGAGCCCCCTGCACCTGTCCAGTCGAGAGCCGGTGGTGGCTGGGAAACAAACAGGCAGCTTGCCAGGATACGCAGTGCGGCCGGGTGACCTACTGCGGATTCATGTGTTTCAGGAGGACGATTTGGATACAGAGGCCCGGGTGAGCGAGGATGGGACAATTCACTTTCCCTTACTGGGCCGGGTCCTGGTAGCAGGGAAAACCACCCATCAAGTTGCAGCGATCCTCAAAGAGCTTTTGGGGAAAGATTACCTCGTCAATCCGCAGGTAGTCGTCTCGGTCCTGGAATCCGAGCAAAAAATCACGATCCTAGGCCAGGTGCAAAAACCAGGGGCTTATGCTCTCCCGCTGGAAAGGCCTCTGAATCTTCTGGAAGCCATTGCCATGGCGGGTGGATACACCCGGCTGGCCGATCCCGGAAGGATTACCGTCAAGCGCAAAGAGGGTGGCAAAGAAAAGGTCTACCGCGTAAACGCCAAAGCGATGGCCCATCGGGAAGTCGAGCCTTTTACAGTGCTGCCGGACGATATCATTACGGTGCCGGAGAGCCTTTTTTAA
- a CDS encoding sugar transferase — protein MTRYKDRWGVVKGLVDEVCRHRGPTKRYAFDKLSLGMDFLLLLLAAVVAFTLRLQLFEGHSLGLFGKRHAAMAVTYTAFSLLLLANRRVYGARLLREPGEESRNIIRALAEATILVMVISYLGKLSVSRFFVLATGLGSVLALLGWRWALRRFQEGNVRIGREEKRLLFVGITPESVALAQRLRQCSSQGVTVEGFVEEKPQSVFSELPVLGEISELSLILQRHFIDEMVIARPVEEESLRDLLWEARRRRVTVRMVVPWRWEGIEPSWDLLEFIGGVPLVPLWDEPIPRLGLWIKRMLDIVGGAMGLVLLAPVGVAIALAIKLEDGGPVFYRSVRVGKKGRTFFCYKFRTMVPGADLWKEKLLEKNERIGPMFKMASDPRVTRVGKLLRKYSLDELPQLWNVLRGEMSLVGPRPPTVDEVTRYEEFSWEYLRRLDVKPGLTSLWAVEARTDPSFTRAAELDRQYIERWSLLLDLWILCRTLPAVLKGTGR, from the coding sequence ATGACACGCTACAAGGATAGGTGGGGAGTGGTCAAGGGGCTGGTTGATGAGGTGTGCCGGCACCGAGGACCGACCAAAAGATATGCGTTCGATAAGCTTTCCCTGGGGATGGATTTCCTTCTCCTTTTGCTGGCCGCCGTGGTGGCTTTTACACTGCGACTCCAGCTTTTCGAAGGGCATTCGCTTGGGCTTTTCGGCAAGCGACACGCGGCGATGGCGGTTACGTACACGGCCTTTTCTCTTCTTCTTCTAGCCAATCGTAGAGTGTACGGGGCGCGCCTATTGCGAGAACCGGGTGAAGAGAGCCGCAACATCATTCGGGCTCTGGCGGAGGCCACCATTCTGGTCATGGTGATTTCGTATCTTGGAAAGCTTTCCGTTTCTCGGTTCTTCGTTCTAGCCACAGGACTAGGAAGTGTCCTTGCTCTTTTGGGTTGGCGTTGGGCTCTTCGGCGGTTTCAAGAAGGTAATGTCCGAATTGGCCGGGAGGAAAAGCGACTCCTTTTCGTGGGAATCACGCCTGAATCCGTAGCGTTAGCTCAAAGGCTAAGGCAATGTTCCTCCCAGGGCGTGACCGTCGAGGGATTTGTAGAAGAGAAACCTCAAAGCGTTTTCTCCGAATTGCCCGTGCTCGGAGAGATTTCCGAGCTTTCTTTGATTCTTCAACGGCACTTTATCGACGAAATGGTAATTGCACGACCGGTTGAGGAGGAAAGCCTGCGAGACCTGCTTTGGGAAGCTCGTCGCCGACGCGTTACTGTCCGGATGGTCGTCCCGTGGCGCTGGGAAGGAATCGAACCGTCCTGGGATCTATTAGAGTTCATCGGAGGGGTACCTCTGGTCCCACTGTGGGACGAACCCATTCCGCGGCTGGGGCTGTGGATCAAAAGAATGTTAGACATTGTTGGAGGGGCAATGGGTTTGGTGCTTTTGGCTCCGGTTGGAGTTGCGATTGCCTTGGCCATCAAGCTCGAGGATGGAGGGCCGGTCTTCTACCGTTCGGTACGGGTGGGGAAGAAAGGGAGGACCTTCTTCTGTTACAAATTTCGTACCATGGTGCCCGGAGCCGATTTATGGAAGGAGAAGCTTTTAGAAAAAAACGAGCGAATCGGACCCATGTTTAAAATGGCCAGTGATCCGCGTGTTACGCGCGTCGGGAAGCTTTTGAGGAAATATAGCTTAGACGAGCTTCCCCAGCTTTGGAATGTCCTAAGAGGGGAAATGAGCTTGGTGGGTCCTCGGCCTCCCACGGTCGATGAAGTCACTCGGTACGAAGAGTTCTCTTGGGAGTATTTAAGGCGGCTGGATGTAAAACCTGGACTCACCAGCCTGTGGGCCGTAGAGGCTCGAACGGATCCTTCCTTTACCCGCGCAGCCGAGCTCGATCGCCAGTATATCGAGCGGTGGAGTCTTTTACTTGATCTTTGGATCCTTTGCCGAACCTTACCGGCCGTGCTCAAAGGGACAGGCCGGTAG